The following is a genomic window from Mycolicibacterium sp. TY81.
CGCAGCACGCGGGCCCGCGGGTCCTCGGCGCGGTACACCCGGTGCCCGAAGCCCATCAGCTTTTCCTTGCGGTCCAGGATGCCCTTGACCACGGCCCGGGCGTCGCCGGTGCGCTCGGTCTCCTCGATCATCGGCAGCACGCGGGCGGGGGCGCCGCCGTGCAGCGGGCCGCTCATGGCGCCGATCGCACCGGACAGGGACGCGGGCACGTCGGCCCCGGTGGACGCGATGACGCGCGCGGTGAACGTGGACGCATTCATGCCGTGCTCGGCGGCGCTGACCCAGTAGGCGTCGATGGCCTCGATGTGCCGCGGGTCCGGCTCACCCTGCCAGCGGGTCATGAAACGTGCTGTCACCGTGGGGCATTCGTCGACGATGCGCTGCGGCACCGCGGGCCGGTAGATGCCGCGGGCCGACTGCGCGACGAACGACAGCGCCGTCACCGACGTCAGCGCCAGCTGCTCGCGGGCGGTGTCGTCGTCGATGTCGAGCAGCGGCTGGAAGCCCCACAGCGGGGCGAGGGTGGGCAGCGCGGCCTGGACGTCGACGCGGACATCGCCGGAGTGCACGTGCAGCGGGAAGGGTTCGGCGGCCGGCAGACCCCGGCCGAACTCGCCGTCGACCAGCAGCGCCCAGACGTCACCGAACGTGACGCGGCGGCTCACCAGATCCTCGATGTCGACGCCGCGGTAGCGCAGGGCGCCACCGTCCTTGTCCGGTTCGGCGATCTCGGTCGTGAAGGCGACGACGCCTTCCAGGCCGGCGACGAAGTTCTCGGGGATCTGCGGCGTC
Proteins encoded in this region:
- a CDS encoding citrate synthase 2, with protein sequence MTEATSVSTPQIPENFVAGLEGVVAFTTEIAEPDKDGGALRYRGVDIEDLVSRRVTFGDVWALLVDGEFGRGLPAAEPFPLHVHSGDVRVDVQAALPTLAPLWGFQPLLDIDDDTAREQLALTSVTALSFVAQSARGIYRPAVPQRIVDECPTVTARFMTRWQGEPDPRHIEAIDAYWVSAAEHGMNASTFTARVIASTGADVPASLSGAIGAMSGPLHGGAPARVLPMIEETERTGDARAVVKGILDRKEKLMGFGHRVYRAEDPRARVLRATAKRLDAPRFEAAAALEQAALAELRERRPDRAIETNVEFWAAVILDFAQVPSAMMPAMFTCGRTAGWCAHILEQKRLGKLVRPAAIYVGPQPRPADSVAGWDSIAHS